The following coding sequences lie in one Rutidosis leptorrhynchoides isolate AG116_Rl617_1_P2 chromosome 4, CSIRO_AGI_Rlap_v1, whole genome shotgun sequence genomic window:
- the LOC139845550 gene encoding malate dehydrogenase 1, mitochondrial-like produces MRTAMLKSIQSSLQKSSSSTLLRRSYSSESAPERKVVVLGAAGGIGQPLSLLMKLNPLVSSLSLYDIAGTPGVAADVSHINTRSEVVGYMGDENLGKALEGADVVIIPAGVPRKPGMTRDDLFNINAGIVKGLCTAIAKYCPHALVNMISNPVNSTVPIAAEVFKKAGTYDERRLFGVTTLDVVRAKTFYAGKAKVPVAGVNVPVVGGHAGVTILPLFSQATPQANNLSQDEIVALTKRTQDGGTEVVEAKAGKGSATLSMAYAGAIFADACLKGLNGVPDVVECSFVQSNVTELPFFASKVRLGKNGVEEVLGLGSLNDYEKQGLEILLPELKSSIAKGINFANQS; encoded by the exons ATGAGGACAGCTATGTTGAAATCGATCCAATCTTCACTTCAGAAATCATCATCCTCAACTTTACTCCGCCGGAGTTACTCATCGGAATCTGCTCCGGAACGTAAGGTCGTGGTCTTAGGTGCCGCCGGCGGTATCGGACAACCGCTTTCACTTCTCATGAAATTAAATCCTCTTGTATCTAGTTTATCTCTATACGATATCGCCGGTACTCCAGGTGTTGCTGCTGACGTCAGCCACATCAACACCAGATCTGAG GTGGTCGGATACATGGGTGATGAAAATTTGGGGAAGGCATTAGAAGGAGCTGATGTTGTCATCATTCCAGCTGGTGTACCAAGGAAGCCAGGTATGACCCGTGATGATCTTTTCAACATCAATGCTGGTATTGTTAAGGGTCTGTGCACAGCTATCGCCAAGTACTGCCCTCAT GCATTGGTTAATATGATCAGTAACCCTGTCAACTCCACTGTACCCATCGCCGCTGAGGTCTTCAAGAAAGCAGGTACATATGATGAGAGAAGGCTGTTTGGTGTGACCACACTTGATGTTGTCAGGGCCAAAACTTTCTATGCTGGAAAAGCAAAGGTTCCAGTTGCTG GTGTCAATGTGCCTGTTGTTGGTGGCCATGCTGGTGTTACCATTCTACCATTGTTTTCTCAG GCTACACCACAAGCAAACAATTTATCACAAGATGAGATAGTTGCTTTAACAAAACGTACTCAAGATGGTGGAACGGAGGTTGTGGAGGCGAAGGCTGGAAAAGGGTCCGCTACACTATCTATGGC TTACGCGGGAGCAATATTTGCCGATGCTTGTCTGAAAGGACTTAACGGGGTCCCAGATGTTGTGGAATGCTCATTTGTACAATCAAATGTAACTGAACTACCATTCTTTGCATCAAAG GTGAGACTAGGCAAGAACGGTGTAGAGGAGGTCCTAGGACTCGGCTCACTCAACGACTATGAGAAACAAGGTTTGGAAATCCTTTTGCCCGAGCTGAAGTCATCTATCGCGAAGGGAATCAATTTTGCCAACCAGAGTTAA